The window aacacttaataaatatttatgaatgatcatagaggtttattccaaaccttagtacttgttctcaagtaccaatacatatgtatagtatTGAATATGTAAGTATAAATCATTCGAAGtattattgtatactcactctcccgaaagttCCCGCATTACCATGAATTGTTCCTGCGATACGGAACAAGAtcacgaagacacgatgatggggtcgcaccctggaggccgtgtaactgcatgcagcatTAGATGTTCGATCATGGAATATCTAATGGAGatggtagttatatttatttcccTGCTAGGCTCagttagccttggtggttttccgggtttagtctatatatatatatataagaatgagTCAATGGCGGGTCGTGGAGATGATGTTTAAGATAAGATTCACATCGATGGAATGATAAgccttatatatgtatttttatcagttatggaatatattttCACTGCATACAGATGGagttgattgcttgagatattattaatatatgttggggtgcggactaggctcactgagtaaactagttactcatgactcatttgggatgcaggtaaccagtaggcGGGAGACCTTAGTCTAGGACAGGAAGGAACATCATTAGCCAgtggtagttttattatccttgcaaagtcgttttgatatttcttatgtataagatttattgaccgaaaacctcgaggttaatttataacaaattttgtaagatgcttttaaatgatatataaagaatgttttttttttaagtacgggttccatatgatattagtccttgtccggacgaactaactatcgagTATTGCTTTTTCGGGTTCAAAGGCCTAGAGTGATATctgataggagcgttggtgttctttggttgttagTCTAAGTTTATCGGAAGTTTTCTGAGAACCTcggatcgaccatcgaggaacatcgaccgtgtaaATTTCggtcatctacgatcgggggtgtcagagtcggtgtaataaccctcatgagccaataaatttttggtcgagaaaaatcccgctcgaccagtttttagttggttcaacaaggattaataaaaataaagatcgacccggtagattaatttctcgaagggactgtcttgtggttgaaagaccttcacttgatagtttggtcgagtcttaatattttggtcgaatttttattaaatggaAGAAATTTTCCGAGAGCAAgacgagagccaacgacaaggaatatttggttgaaaaattattgaaaattatcaaccaactgctacaattaattttggaccagactcatgtcttccaccagcctgcttgctcagtctttaatcacatgacttgcacctgcctggttgcttagcttcttcagtaactgtcacatgacaatcacaagctgcCTGCTTGCCTTGTTTCTTAGATTGTCATGTGAGAAGAACATGAAAGGGCTGGAGTTTCTTCAGGTTAAGGAAAGGACAGCAGCTTGTGCTGAGAGTGCTGAAGCAGCTGGCCAGCTGTCCCCACTCAGCTTAGCTTTGTCCTGAGTGAAACCCTCACCTGAAGCAAGCTCACCTCATATTTAACCTCTCCTCCAGCTGCTTCCCACGTTCTGAAACCtcaaaaaaatacacaaaattttcagagagaaagagagaaagaagaagagaaaatcaGTGAGAAAATCAGGAaataaaatcaagaaaaaaaaattgttggtgATTTGATCTTCACCCCTAGCTCAGTCAGTTGCTgtgagaaagatcagaaggtgagattcttaaataaaaccctagacctagttcagttcagatcatgatcaggccttgatctttctctttgatcagttCAGCCACAATCTAATCTTAGAGAAGAGGATCAGCTGTGGCCATCTAGTCCTTTGGTTCATCTTGGTAAGCTTTGGTCTCTTACCTCAGTCATGTCTTGATCAGAGCTAGTTGATGTTTACATAAGAACTTGGTCGGATCAGTTCTCTAAGTGGTGATATAGTTCAGATTTTGAGTAATTTCGGTTTGAATCAACCTCTTAGAACCACCAGCTATGATGTTCTGATATGGCTTTGATTAAACCAATTTGAACTCAGTCTGATCTTTTCCTGAACTTTGTTAGACTGACTAGAACCAAGCTGAACTAGTATAGTTGAGTGGAACCAAGTTTGAACTGATCTGATCTAAGGTGTTAAAGCATGAACCAAACTGATCTTGTAGTCATTCACTTCAGTTTCAGGTCAGAGGTGGAGTAAGGCCTTAGGTATCCAACCAGTTCCAAGACTAATCTcttaggtgagtctagatataTGTTGAGATTGATTAAGATAGTAAAGTCTCTCAAGTTTATAAGAGTGGTGTTGTGTTAACTTATTGTGAACTATACATAATGGTAATCAAAATGTTAAAGTAAGGTTAATCCTCATCTTAGTACTTGTGAACAAGTACTAATCTTAACtatgaaataatcatggtttaattaaggattaatcttgttttaattaaggattaatcttggtttaattaagaattaatctgaAATTAATTTAAGAGTAatcatgattaattaagtactaatcttggattaattaaagattaatatgagattaattgaggattaatctaggattaattaagagttaattatgattaattaaggattaattatggattaattttggaataattatgGAAGTAAAAGCATGTGAAAtcttgttatattcactatccctaaagcccccgcattaccgtgacttggtcctgcgaacggaacaaggtcatgaagacacgatgatggggtagctccctggagaccgtgtactgcatgacgatgcagtgtcggattgtccataccggacattcgacaatgatggtgatgctaactcactagtctcggttagccttagtggtttctcgggtctagtatatatattgtattatatgagtatggtaacgggtgggtgttgtggaagtgatgtttaaaataagaattcacaatgttgatcgatattaaagtatagtactagtacttgcatgatcATTATATCCATTTGATAattgtttggtttattattgattgtgttttgattctagattcactgagtaaactagttgctcatgactcattcgtgtgtgcaggtaacccttaggcgggagacactttactcttttggacggaaggagcggccaaccagcggtagtattttgttgtccttgcaacgtaccttttgatgtatatttacttacaacgttgttgggcgataggccgtagggtaaactataacactttgtaagatgtttaaagtaaataaataatgtataaaagatgtttataaatcacgagttctcatatgatattagtccttgtccgggacaaactaactatcgaatattgctttatcgggttgaaaagcctagagtaatatccgataggagtgtctcttttctttggttgttggtctaaggtgatcggatttatttcgagaacctcgggtcgaccatcagggaacattgaccgtgtcatttccggttatctacgatcgggggtgtcacaaaggtggtatcagagtattgttatacgatgctagaatgggacttgtttcaaaAAACTTTCGAGTCAAAAATGTGTCGCAAGGATAATTAGGATATGCTGGTTTGTTCCTTCTTTTAGGAATTGATAGACCTGGGTAGAAACTTACCATGATCTTTTGTTGCAGATGCCACCGAGACAGGCACATCGTGGTGGACATTATCTACCGATACCTATTTCATCATCTTCAGACTCCTCGCCGCCATCTACTCCGGCACCACTTCCGACTCCTAGCTTTGAGGCTACACCTTCAGGCTCTAGCTTTGAGACTGACCCATCTGAAGGGTCATATGATCAGACACCGGAGCACATTCCTTTGTCTCCAGACCCATACTTTATGGACATCGAGGTGGATGTGGTACACGATAGTCCAGTGCATGGAGATCATCCCGCAGCTCCTGCATCTCCTGCTGCTGATATTCCACCGGCCCCTGCCGCACCTATTCTGGCAGCACAACCTCAACCAGCGCCAACCGATCCAGCTATGAtagcacttctggaactgatgGCTGAGATGGTGAATTTGCAATATCAAGCACTGAATGCACAGCGAGAAGCACAGCGTGCTCAGCCAGCTCCAGTACCTACTACTTCTCACCCGGACTTCCTGAAGATAGTCATGATTATGAAGAACATGGGGACGAAGCATTACCAGGGAGGCACTGATCCCTTTGAAGCTGAAGCGTGGCTTCACAATCTCGAGCAGAAGTTTGCTGCAACCCGTTGTCCGGAAGAATTTAAAAAAGACGTGGCTGTTTACTATTTAGAGAAGGACGCCATCAGTTGGTGGTTATGCGTAGAGAGGAACTTTGGAGACTTCAATCTGAGTTGGGCTGACTTCCGTACAGCGTTCGTTCGAAAGTACTTCCCATCGAAAGCCCGTGATCGATTGGAGATTAAATTCATGGAGCTAGTTCAGGGAGGACTATCTGTTAGGAAGTATGAGGCAGAGTTCACCCGTCTCAGGAAGTATGTCCACTATGGTCGAGAGGACGAGATGATGATTATCCGTAAGTTCCTTCGAGGACTTAACCCATATATCAGGAGCAGACTTGAGGCAGTAGAGTTTCATCGGCTTGCTGATCTTGTTGAGCGTGCTGTGAACGTTGAGGAGGCCATTGCTGCTGAGAGAGCTTCTTCTAGCAATGCCGCACAACCTAGAAGTCCATCTGTTCCGTTCCAGCCTCAGCCGCATTCTGCTATGCAGCGAGGACGAGGAGGTAGAGCATTTCGGGGAGGTCGTTCTGGTGGTTCTAGACCTAGAACCCCGACTTGTTTCACTTGTGGCCAGCTGGGCCATGTTAGGAGGGATTGTCCGACTGTGGGACAGTTCCAACCGGCTGTACCATCGCACATCACTTGTTTCACGTTTGGAGAGCGAGGACATTACGCGACATCATGTCCACGCACTCATCTTACTCAGCCTGTTGTTTCGAGTGCTCGACCCGCCAGACCAGTTAACCCACCTTTACCCTTACCTCATGCTAAGCGTCAAGCCACTGCTGGTAGGGCTTACGCTTTAGAGTTACCAGGACCATCCGGACCACCTCAGGGTCCAATTTCAGGTTTGTTTTCTTACCCAATTGAGTGTTgcataatattttaatgatttgtgaattagtgacataaaaaaataaaataataaaagtggTTGAGTAAGTAATTGACGGTAAAGTCAATTATTGACAGGGACTTTGGTTGTGGGTGGAATATCCGCCCACATCCTTTTCGATTCAGgagcaacacatagttttgtagCTCCCGAAGTAGCATCCCAATTCGATGGAGAATTCACTAAGGTGAATCTATCCATTACCGTGCCAACTCccggagatcaagttcttgaaacTGAAGGCTGTATTCTAAGAGTTCCAATCATTATCCAAGATATGGGTTTTCCGGCTGATTTGTTAGTTCTCCCCTTAGAGAGGTACGAGGTTATCTTAGGGATGGATTGGCTGTCAAGTTACCGAGCTCACCTTGATTGTGGTCGAGGAAAGATTGTTTTCgagagagatacccaacccTCTTTAGCTTACCATGGCATAGTACCAAGTGATGGAGCGTCATTAGTGTCAGCATTGAGAATTGAAAACCTTTTGGAGAAGGGTGAAGAAGTATACTTAGTGACCTTAGTTGCTGGACCAGTAGAAGACGAGAAAGAGCAGAACATGGAAGAAATACCAGTAGTCAGAGAATATGAGGACGTGTTTAAGGCATTAGAGGGATTGCCGCCGTCTAGGAGTAACCCCTTTAGTATAACCTTAGAACCCGGATCAGCTGCAATAGCAAAGGCACCATACCGAATGGCACCAGCAGAACTCGCTGAGTTGAAGCAGCAGCTAGCTGATTTGTTAGATAAAGGTTTCATACGTCCTAGTTCATCACCATGGGGAGCACCCGTGCTatttgtaaagaagaaagacgGAAGCATGCGATTATGTATTGATTATCGTGGAATCAATAACGTAACCATAAAAGACAAGTACCCACTCCCAAGAATTGATGAGCTATTAGACCAGTTACAAGGCGCAAGCTGGTTTTCGAAGATTGATTTAGCTTCAGGTTATCATCAGATTCCGATTTCCGAAGCCGATATCATGAAGACTACCTTTAGAACCCGCTATGGACACTTTGAGTTCGTAGTAATGCCTTTTGGTCTTACCAATGCCCCGGCTGCATTTATGCGACTGATGAATGAAGTATTTCAGGATTACCTGGATGAGTTTGTTATCATATTCATTGACGACATCCTCATATATTCCGAAGTGCAGAAGAACACGAAAGGCATCTACGACTAGTTTTGGAGCGTCTCCGAGATCAAAAGCTTTTTGCTAAGCTTAGTAAATGTCGTTTCTGGAAAAGAGA of the Brassica napus cultivar Da-Ae unplaced genomic scaffold, Da-Ae ScsIHWf_1200;HRSCAF=1717, whole genome shotgun sequence genome contains:
- the LOC125596359 gene encoding uncharacterized protein LOC125596359, which translates into the protein MPPRQAHRGGHYLPIPISSSSDSSPPSTPAPLPTPSFEATPSGSSFETDPSEGSYDQTPEHIPLSPDPYFMDIEVDVVHDSPVHGDHPAAPASPAADIPPAPAAPILAAQPQPAPTDPAMIALLELMAEMVNLQYQALNAQREAQRAQPAPVPTTSHPDFLKIVMIMKNMGTKHYQGGTDPFEAEAWLHNLEQKFAATRCPEEFKKDVAVYYLEKDAISWWLCVERNFGDFNLSWADFRTAFVRKYFPSKARDRLEIKFMELVQGGLSVRKYEAEFTRLRKYVHYGREDEMMIIRKFLRGLNPYIRSRLEAVEFHRLADLVERAVNVEEAIAAERASSSNAAQPRSPSVPFQPQPHSAMQRGRGGRAFRGGRSGGSRPRTPTCFTCGQLGHVRRDCPTVGQFQPAVPSHITCFTFGERGHYATSCPRTHLTQPVVSSARPARPVNPPLPLPHAKRQATAGRAYALELPGPSGPPQGPISGTLVVGGISAHILFDSGATHSFVAPEVASQFDGEFTKVNLSITVPTPGDQVLETEGCILRVPIIIQDMGFPADLLVLPLERYEVILGMDWLSSYRAHLDCGRGKIVFERDTQPSLAYHGIVPSDGASLVSALRIENLLEKGEEVYLVTLVAGPVEDEKEQNMEEIPVVREYEDVFKALEGLPPSRSNPFSITLEPGSAAIAKAPYRMAPAELAELKQQLADLLDKGFIRPSSSPWGAPVLFVKKKDGSMRLCIDYRGINNVTIKDKYPLPRIDELLDQLQGASWFSKIDLASGYHQIPISEADIMKTTFRTRYGHFEFVVMPFGLTNAPAAFMRLMNEVFQDYLDEFVIIFIDDILIYSEVQKNTKGIYD